The sequence below is a genomic window from Amia ocellicauda isolate fAmiCal2 chromosome 6, fAmiCal2.hap1, whole genome shotgun sequence.
GAGAACAGCATTAGGCAAGGGGGAACCTGGGCAGGGAGGGAGACATAACACAACACCAGTATTGTGCATGCTGATGGGGATGTTAATAgtaaacatattgataaatatttattttctcttaaactttcttttcttcttaaaatatatgaaaagaaaagaagtcAAATAACCGTAGAAAAGAAtgagtaaaaaatataattattccagttttattattattattaattgtagtttatttattaatttatatgcattCTAAGAACTCATGTGTACATTTTTACACAACTTTACAAAATTACAGTACATTAATGTGtctttttaatctgttttacCCACACACATGTTAAAAAGTGTattattgtgttgtgctgttgtaacACACGGCATGGAACCCAGGTGTGAAGAAGCACAGCGAAGTCAATCAGGCGTGGGACAAAGGCCAGGAAAcggaatccacaggagcaggGCAAGAAGAGTGGTGAAGGGGCAGGCAGGATgtcaggcgatcaggcaaacaaatCGGAAGGGGCATTACAAGAAGTGATGATCAAAGGAGGTAATCAAAAGGTCAAAAGGATATAGCAGGCAAAATATGGGAATGCTTAGAATGACACTGGGAAGTAATCAAGACTTAGTGATAAGTGTCTGAGGGTGTTTACATAAGAGGGACAGTGGGGCTGAAAACCATGGGAGTGTCACGGTCTCTCAGGGGAAGGACCACAGAACTTAGGGAgttaggacccaggtgcagtttACGTAGAGTGGGCAGACAAGACAAAGGGGCTAGGCAAAGACGTGGTGGAGGAAACAAGCAAAGGTCGTGGGAACAGGCAGACAGTCTAGCAGAGGCGAGATGGAATCATAAAAGGAAAGCCAGGCAAAGGAAATCAAAGAGCTGAGGAGACAaggaatactgttttattgtttagagtattttacattttacaaatgagGAGACAAGGAAGCGAGGAGATGGCTTGGAATCATAGCAAATACTGACGAGACTTCGCCcggagtgagggcagtgaggggtttaagacagggagcaggaatggggaagaaaggtgcagagccaatggaaacagaggaagagtgaacaagtgcacatgggagaccggaatgttaatagggTGATTGATAGGCGAAAAAAGAACAATGAagggaaaggaaagacagggagacagtgGCCTCTattggagagagagggtgatggCTTAAAACCCTGACAGGGAGGTGGCGTTGGTTCAATGGGAGGAGAGGGAAAGGATAGCAGTGGATGGAGAAGCAAAGCGAATGACAGGAGTGTGTGATTAGGAGCTTGCACCTATTGTTGAGGAATGTTAGGTTAACATTCAGAGGATGccgacctctggtggtgaaccaGTGTGGAAGTGTGGAGGTAGGatggtgtattttaatatgaaattgtgttgtccttgaacacATTAATTTTAAGAGTGAGATAAATTGAATAGTTCAGTGATTAATCATTTagcattatttaaaatcatgAGCAACAGAATAACATCAATGAATCATCactcaattaaaatgtattacagtgCTCCATATACACAGAATTGTCTCAGGATGCTGCACAATTTCTGTATTCCATCAGTTAACGCTTCTCTGTCATATTGTTAAAATGTTGCTTAGCTGTTTGTACATGTAACATCAAATAGATCaaagatcaaatcaaaatgtattaaaacaaaaatgaccaGCGTCACTAAGGTCCAAGGTCACAATAAGTGCTTTCACACCAGATGCGGTGTGGCAACACAGTGCGGCAGATCCCATTGGTTCCAATGGAGACGGGAGTGCACTGTGGCAGAGGGGCAGAGTTATGAAACAGCAAAACAGAGCGGCGCTCAACagatacaatattttcaacttTCACCGCACCACACCCTGATGTAAACAGCCATCAGCCAATTGGAGAAAAGTACAAGGCTCAATGGATAtaccaaaatatttaaaatggagGACAAACTTATCAGTGATTATTTTAATCACATATTTATACAACTGTTAATACAATGAAAATCCATTCAACTTGAAACTTGCAGAAGGCAATGTAGTCCGAAAAGTAATGTGAGACTGATAAGGATCACTTTTCAGGAACACAGCGATAATGGAAGAGTTCAAGAAAATGTAGCTTGATATTATAATGTAagcaatataataaaataataacaaaaacatattatgTACCCACAGATGTTTTGTTATAAAAAAACAGAGCTGTGATTAAATTGTACACATTCTTAAATTAAACTGTTCAATAAATGTTGGATTGGCAGATTAAAGctcaattataataaatatcataatcttaatattaatatatgatgCACGATGATGCCTTCTCTGAACATATCCGTGCAAATGACACAAAACTAGCATATactgctctggaaaaaataaagaaaacactgcaaattattcttaaatcagcatctctacatgtgtgggagccattccattccagtgtctgttgaattccaacacaggcacacctcattctactgagTGAgttactgattaggtgatcacctgatccaaatcttatttaatgaggaaaagtataaaaaccaatgctgtggtcatcactatcttcttgcaatcttgcaaaaacagtgctagtagtacctcagaagtaatttgaataaaaaaataactattgactatgccaaaagagttgaaaatgaaagttttgagtgaggaaaagaaaggttcaattctggctttactggcagaggtaTACAGTGAGCgttgggttgcttccatcctttaAATTTCAAAGATggtggttcataagaacaaggtcaagcagcagacattggggacaacaaagctacagaccggagAGGTGGTCACTCGACAATCATAATggcaaaaagaatggcaaatagcagctggggtgaagtgcacatCGAGGATGGATGAAAACAGGCTCCTAGGCGCATGGCTGAAGTCGTGCGAAGCTAGAagaaagcccttcatcaatgagaagcagagaagagccaggctgaggtttgcaaaagaccataacgATTGGatcgtagaggactggagtaaggtcatcttctctgctGAGTCCAATTTACAGCTTTGCTcaacacctggtcatctaatggtGCACCCACTGTGGAATTTGGTGGAGGATTGGTattgatctgggggtgcttcagcaaggctggaatcgggcagatttgtctatgtgaaggatgcatgaatcaagccacatacaaggttgtcctggaagaaaacttgcttccttctaaTCTGACAATGTTcgccaactctgaggattggttttcccagcaggacaatgctccatgccacacaggcaggtcaatcaaggtgtggatggaggaccaccagatcaaaaccctgtcatggccagcgcAATCttcagacctgaaccccattgaaaacctctggaatgtgatcaagaggaagatggatggtcataagccatcaaacaaagccgagctgcttgaatttttgtgccagcagtggcataaagtcacccaaaaTCAATGTGAAGTtgaaacattagtattgtgttgtttaaaaaaataatattgtaagAAAATGGAACCTCCTGTACAAGTGACTGGAACTAAGACAATTCAGGTTCAATGTCCAGAATATAGATCACCGTATACAAGTATACCGGGTACAGCAAGGCAAAACTGATTCCAAGACTTTATGGACAAGTCAGCTTTTATGAGTTGAACCCCTGTCCAACTTCACCTTCCAGAgtgaccaccccacccaccagagTATCCAATGGCAGCTTCATATTAGCATACCAAGTGACAATGGAGCCCTCACCCCGCTCTCCCACATTCCAGGGTAACGGCCCCCCCATTCCCCTCACCCGTACCTTTCTCGGAGGTGATTCACTCATCCCTCCCAACACTTTTGATATGCTATTGATACAAGACTGGTAAGCAAACTGTCTCCTAACCAGCCTTTTGTTCCTATTGATACCAGAGACCCCACCTTGCTTAACCATCTGTGTTTACCTACTGTGAACATTTGGGGAGACTTTAAACTGTGTAATATTACCAGGGTGGAATTTCCCCAGCTTCAGTTTTATTCCTTacaatatgaacttattttctttgcattatttgaggtctgacaacactgcatattttttttgtaattttgaccagataaattaaataaatgctctaaatgacaatgtgtttatttggaatgtgggagaaatgttgtcagtagtttatagaataaaacaaaatgttaattttacccaaacacatatctataaaaccagagaaactgataattgtgcagtggtctcttaatttcttccagagctgtatattaacaatgtataaaactaactttattataaacaaacacacaacagcaTGGCTGCATTGAGTAATTTTAGGTTATTGTGCAGGGGATTATGATAGTGGTATTGGAGGAGCTGgggtttaaaaatatgtatgtaggtctgtatatttattttgtctaaaaTAAAGGTTAGGCTCTTACATTTTGAAGTAATTTCATGCTTATTGCTTGGCAATCAAATTTCAAAAAGCTTTGATACAATGAGAGCCCGCCCActgccctgctgccctgctgcatcTGCGGCACATTCGGTGTGAAAGGGGGTTTACGGTGAGTGCTCCGCTGTGCACAAGGACACATCCAGTGTGAAAGTACCCAACCTTTCAGTTTCTCTGGAAGGTGATATCTCCCTTCCAAGTAAACAGGCCAATAGAGATGATGCCTTTCCaacctcctcccttctctttggAGGAGGAGAGTTGACAGCACATGTTGTGCCCTGTTTATACCCTCAGGTGCTCGGACCAGTTATTTGTGTCCTATGGAGCGTGGCCACAAGGCTAGGCATTCTCCAAAACAGCGCCTCTcacactggattgtggacacgaTCGCAATGGCCTATGAGTCAGGTGGAGCCCCACTCcatgaacacctggtggcccactcgattTGAGGCGTGGCCTCGTCGTGGACCCTTTTTCAAGGGTCCCTCTTGATGGATATATGTGTGGATGAGCCTCACCGCACACTTTTGTTCAGTTCTACACGTTGGATGTGACAAGACTGGCTTCCTCTATTTGGAACCAGGTTTTGACTTCAGTTGAGTCTCAGTAGCCTATGAGGCACAGGCCCCTGCTCCTATTATATCTACCCGTCTGCCTCTGGATAGCACAATCTAGTATGTTAAACATTGGATGGAGCTATAGATTCCCATGCGAGCTGCACCTGGTTTATGAATACTGTTGAGCTCAATTGACTACAGTGTTTGTTCTCGTTGCCACATATGTTCCAAGTTTCAAGCATAAtgtaatttacaaattccaatgtacacaagtgtataggaaatatacagtaaacaatacaagtccaacatcctagattgtaaaagctaataagtgcagacaagatgtgaagtcatcattaagagctaagggaaagggggcaaaggggaaatcaaataaacattATGAGTACTGTCTAGCATGCTATATGTATATCGGAtgctatatatttattgcatCACGGGTTGTGCATATGCATTGTCCTGTTActctgctgtgtatatagttaattggaACAAGAGGGACCTTTTAAATAACTGGTCTAACATACAGATGTGTTAGTCCTGAAGGGCACAGACACTAATGGTATTTACATACCAACCCCTATTAATGCAGACCCCTGCAGATCAGCTCATGGGTTATCAGCACCTTTTTATTTCTCCCCCACTTACCCTTTCGGTCTGTTTTTCATATGACCTTCTTTTATGTTGGGTGATCTACAGAAGCATTGGATTGGTCcctgaaatgttttgttctgAAATAGACAGAGAATCCAGAAAATGAGTTTTATTTGACAACCCTGACAGTGTTCCTGGCACTGTGTGGAAAGGCAGACTTGAGTCCAAAGTACCTCTGAGCTGCTGCCTTGATCTTCTCATTCCTTAAGCTGTAGATGAGGGGGTTGACAAGGGGGGTGAGGAAGTAGTTCAGCCCACCTATGAAAATGCGCCCATTGGGGGGAATGCTGTCCACTCTCAGTGCTATATACACCATGGATGTTGAGACATAGTACAGTACAACCACCAGCATGTGGGAGGAGCACATGTAGAAGGCCTTCTTCCGGCTCTccacagttttcattttcaccACTGATACTATGATCCTGCTGTAGGACCACAGCACAAACAGAAAGGGCCCCCAAACAGATCCCATGGCGATCAACAGGGCAAAATTTACCTGGGCCGTCACATCAGCACAGGCTAGAGACATTACAGAGGGGTATTCACAGACAACGTGCAGGACATGGTTAGAGGTACAGAATGGCACTGAACTGGCCAGGATCAGAGACACCAGGGGGATAAGGAAGCCCACTGCCCAGACTGTGGCCGTCATCATGAGGCACGCCTTGGTGTTGATGATGGTGTTGTAATGCAGCGGCTTCACCACGGCCACGTACCGGTCGTAAGCCATGGCCCCAACTAGGAAAACTTCACTGGCGCTGATAGAAACGTAAAAGTACATCTGCAGGAAGCAGCCTGTGAAGGAGATTCTGTTGTGGCCCAGAAACACCGCCAGCAGCTTGGGTGTGATGGTAATGGTCAGCAGCACATCCAGGACAGCCAGGTTCCACAGGAAGAAGTACATGGGTGTGTGAAGACGGGGGTCCAGGGATACCAGTACTATGATCAGCAGGTTCCCCAGCATGGTGGCCAGGAATAGGATCAGGAAGATGAGGAAGAGTGTGGTGTAATGCTCCTGCAGGCCTGGCACTCCCACAATGATGAAATAGGATTCTGAGGGCAGGGAGGTGTTGGGGTCACTCATGGATCAGTGCCACAAACGGTCTGTGAATAGAAGAGGGGCAGCTGGGAGGGCAGAGGGACACTGGCTCAGTTATGAATTTCTTTAGGTTGAAGAAGTAAACAACCAACAGGAAAAGAATCAGACATTTTATTGCTATCTTTTCAattgtataatataatgcaAACTGTATAACAAGTTGTGATTGAATATATTGAATATAATATTGAAAAGCACATAAATCAAATATCTTGATAAATTGCTTTTACATGTAAAATATCATTTAATGTGAATTCAATATAATTTTATTCCTATGTCCcaatatgaaaatatgaaattaattacgttgataattaaaaaaatttgGCAATAAATTTAATTGTCAATTAGTTGGGTCTACCTTGGGCAGAACTACAGagctaaaaacaaaataagatgGTGGAGGCTGCAGCTACACTCGTGGAAAGCCATGTAAGTCTTCTTAAGTGtgggagcactttacattgtaCACTTCAAAGAagagagtttgctgcaacatgtgcaaagCTGTACAGGCAGTGGCCACTGTCATCCAAAAAGTTGTCCATCAAGGACATGGCATATTGGACACAACCTTTCCGTTTCTTGAACTGAAATGCGTCTTGGAAGCTAAGCATGTTTCTTTACCTCCGCAACTACAATATTATTAgcctattattatatattttatttataacacgCTCTTATTATACCCAAGCGCTACATTCAAGCAAGAATAAAGGCAGGtgatacagcagtacagtacatacagacaaaacaaagtaagcaagaaaacaaacaggatAGCCAATAAAGGGGAGTAAGCAATAAAAAATGCTAAGATAATTTTAAAACTTGCaactaacagagatccttaaaaATATATCTGTTTAAAGAAGGTAattaagacatttctttaaactaTCAAATTGTAGGTGCATTTTGAGTTTTCAACAGGGCTGCTGAAGAAATAAGGAGCTTTTACATAATTTGTTCAAAGATGTaggctaaaaaaaaaactacacctcaccataaagacacaaaagctgagtgcatgtttcaacgttaaactatttatttgaaagtgcaagtctttgtaaataatgtaagtcacattttcgttg
It includes:
- the LOC136751707 gene encoding olfactory receptor 2AT4-like, with protein sequence MSDPNTSLPSESYFIIVGVPGLQEHYTTLFLIFLILFLATMLGNLLIIVLVSLDPRLHTPMYFFLWNLAVLDVLLTITITPKLLAVFLGHNRISFTGCFLQMYFYVSISASEVFLVGAMAYDRYVAVVKPLHYNTIINTKACLMMTATVWAVGFLIPLVSLILASSVPFCTSNHVLHVVCEYPSVMSLACADVTAQVNFALLIAMGSVWGPFLFVLWSYSRIIVSVVKMKTVESRKKAFYMCSSHMLVVVLYYVSTSMVYIALRVDSIPPNGRIFIGGLNYFLTPLVNPLIYSLRNEKIKAAAQRYFGLKSAFPHSARNTVRVVK